The genomic segment GACCTGCCGGCCTTCCAGGTCGTACACGTGGCCGATGGTGTAGTCGTGCTGGCCCTGCACGAAGCTGCCGCTGCTGCTCGCCACCCACGAGCGGTCGGTGTTCAGCGCACCCCCGGGATAGTAGCTCCGGCTGATGCGCGCGGTGGCGTTGTTCGCCGCGAGCATCCCGCCGCCGGCGTCGTACTCGAAGTGCGAGGTGTCACCCGGAATTGCCCCGTTCACGTCTGAGCGCGAGGGGACGTAGCGGTCGGTCAGCCGGTTCAGCACGTCGTACTTCATCCGGATGTGGTCGCCCAGCCGGGTGACCACCGAGTCCGCGTTGCCGGCCGCGTCGTAGAAGGTGCGCTCGATCGTGTTGTTGATGGTGTCGCCCGGCGTGTTGTCGGGCGCCATCTCGGAGACCTTCCGGCCCGCGGGATCGTAGCGCCAGCGGGTGGAGATGGTGTCGATGCCCAGGCTGTCCGGGTCGGACCAGCGGTCCGCGCGCAGCAGCAGCCCGCCGCGGTCGTAGTAGCTCTGCACGTGCAGGGTGGGATGCGCCGTGTTCTTGATCAGGCTGCCGGCGACGGTCGTGTACTGGAGCGAGGGTGCGTAGCTGTACGTGTGCGTCACCTGGTCCATCACGTCGTACACTGTGCTGTCGGTCGCGAGGTGGGTCGCGTCGATGTAGCTGCGCGTGAGGTACACGCGGCCGTAGGCGTCGCTCAGCGAGGTGGTGCGTGCGCCCAGCGGGCTCAGCGTCTCGCTCGGGTTGCCGAGAACGGCGTCGTACAGCACCTGCTCCGCGGCCTCGCCGCGCGCTCCGGCGGCCGCGCTCCGCACCCAGTCCACGCGACCTTCCGAGTCGTAGTGGTAGCGGACGCCGCGCATGCTGTCCTGCCCCACCTGCTGGAAGTCGCGGTTGCCCGCCGCGTCGTAGTGCATCTTCGTCAGCAGCCCCGTCGGCGACCTCACCTCCGTCACGAAGTCCGGCCAGCTCGTGTCGCCGTACGTGTACTTCGTCACGGCCGAGCTGTCGCTGCCGTTCGACTTGGGGCCGAACGGGTTGACCGCGGCCGTGCTGTCCACGCCGCCACGGGCGTTGTACCAGGCGCGGCTCACCATGCGCGTGCCGCCTGCGCCCAGCGCGTCCATGCGCGTGACCGCGCCCGGGAAGCGCGGATCGCCGCGCACCACCACCGCGGTCGAGTCGCCGCGGGCGTTGACGATCTTGCGCGGCGCGCCCCAGCGGTCCAGCCAGAAGCGGTTGTAGATGGTGCTGTCGGTCCGCGGGCCGCCCATCAGCGTGTACGTGTCCGTCGTCCACGCGGGCGCGCCCGGCGGCTGGTTCGCGGCGGGAGCCAGCCCGCGCGTCTCCTGCGCCTGGAAGCCGAGCACGATGTCCGAGCCCTGCCCCTGCATCTCCAGGCGCGAGTTCGCCAGCTTCCCGCCCGCGTCGTAGCCGAAGCGCGAGACGGTGCCGCGCGCATCCGTCTGCGTCGCCACTCGGCGTGGCGTGAGCGCCGCGGTGTCGAACGTCATCACCTCCGTCGTGGCGTCCGGATCGGTGAACTGCGTCAGCCGGCCCGTTCCATCCACGCTCATCGTGACGCTGCGCTGGGCCGTGCCTGCCGTCAGCGTGGCTGCGCTCAGCTTGCCTGCGTTCGCGTAGGTGAAGCCGTATTGGTAGCCGCTCACGCCGTACAGGTGGATCGTGTTCAGCCGCTTCGTGGCCGGGTCCACGTCGAAGGTGGTGCGATGTGCGAAGCGGTCCTCGCTCGCGATCTGGAAACCCGCGGAGTCGTACCAGATCTTCGCTTTGCCCGGCAGCTCGCGCGCAAAGGTGTACGGCTGGGTGGATGTGGGGACGTACTGCCGGATGGTGTCTCCGCGCGAGACCACGTCGCCGTACCACACGTACGAGGCGAAGCTGGCGGGGTTGTAGACCTGCGTGCTCCCGTCGCCGCCCACCCACAGCAGGCGGTTGTTCGAGACGGCGATCACCTGCTCGAATCCTGCCAGCCACCACCCCGCCCCGAACGCGGAGGCCGAGCGGTTGACCACCGCCATCTCACCCGATGCGCTGTAGCTCGCCACGACCGTGCTGCCCGAGTACGCGGTCACCTGCAGCGTGTACGGGTAGAGGCCGGTGGGCTGCAGGATGTCCCAGTCCCAGCCAATGGTAATGCGCCGCGACACGTTGGCGCCCCAGCCGGTCCAACTCCCGGTGTGGGATGCCTGCCCGGTAATCGCGACCGTGGCATCCACCCGGTCGGCTGCGGCGGGCAGCGTCACGTAGGCGCCCACCAGCGGGTGCGGCTGCGCGTGCTGGCTGTTGTACAGCAGCACGGGTGTGCGTGCCTTGCTGCGGATGCGCACCGAAGGCAGCGCGTGCGCCAGCCGCAGGTCACCGCACTCGTACGCACCGCCCGAGACGGCGATCGTCAGGCACATGCCGCGCATCTGCGTGGCCGACGCCTGCGCAGGCTCCAGCGACAGGCCCGGCTTGGCGCAGTCCCACACCTGCATGGGGCTGCCCGGCACCCCGCGGTCGCCGAAGCGCGCCGTGTACTCGCTGCTGTTCAGCAGCGCGTTCATCACCCCTGACCAGTCGCTGCCCACAGGTGCCGAGCTCCACTCGTTGCCCACCGGCTCGCGAGCCATCAGGTGCAGGTAGAGCTGCTTCGTCACGTCCGCGTTCGTGCGTCCGGTGATGAACCGCGTCTGGTACTCCACGGAGTAGACGGCCTGCTGGACGATGTAACGCATGCTCCGCGCGCTGTCGGGCGGAGCCTGCCAGAACGCCACCTCACCCGGCGTCGCCTCGCGCTCCAGCACCTGGCGGTACACACCCTGGACCGCCTCCACGCGCGTGGGACTGCACTGCG from the Longimicrobiaceae bacterium genome contains:
- a CDS encoding phycobilisome rod-core linker polypeptide; the encoded protein is MMPFLRLVRSASLSIALIVPVAWTSTAAAQCSPTRVEAVQGVYRQVLEREATPGEVAFWQAPPDSARSMRYIVQQAVYSVEYQTRFITGRTNADVTKQLYLHLMAREPVGNEWSSAPVGSDWSGVMNALLNSSEYTARFGDRGVPGSPMQVWDCAKPGLSLEPAQASATQMRGMCLTIAVSGGAYECGDLRLAHALPSVRIRSKARTPVLLYNSQHAQPHPLVGAYVTLPAAADRVDATVAITGQASHTGSWTGWGANVSRRITIGWDWDILQPTGLYPYTLQVTAYSGSTVVASYSASGEMAVVNRSASAFGAGWWLAGFEQVIAVSNNRLLWVGGDGSTQVYNPASFASYVWYGDVVSRGDTIRQYVPTSTQPYTFARELPGKAKIWYDSAGFQIASEDRFAHRTTFDVDPATKRLNTIHLYGVSGYQYGFTYANAGKLSAATLTAGTAQRSVTMSVDGTGRLTQFTDPDATTEVMTFDTAALTPRRVATQTDARGTVSRFGYDAGGKLANSRLEMQGQGSDIVLGFQAQETRGLAPAANQPPGAPAWTTDTYTLMGGPRTDSTIYNRFWLDRWGAPRKIVNARGDSTAVVVRGDPRFPGAVTRMDALGAGGTRMVSRAWYNARGGVDSTAAVNPFGPKSNGSDSSAVTKYTYGDTSWPDFVTEVRSPTGLLTKMHYDAAGNRDFQQVGQDSMRGVRYHYDSEGRVDWVRSAAAGARGEAAEQVLYDAVLGNPSETLSPLGARTTSLSDAYGRVYLTRSYIDATHLATDSTVYDVMDQVTHTYSYAPSLQYTTVAGSLIKNTAHPTLHVQSYYDRGGLLLRADRWSDPDSLGIDTISTRWRYDPAGRKVSEMAPDNTPGDTINNTIERTFYDAAGNADSVVTRLGDHIRMKYDVLNRLTDRYVPSRSDVNGAIPGDTSHFEYDAGGGMLAANNATARISRSYYPGGALNTDRSWVASSSGSFVQGQHDYTIGHVYDLEGRQVALNHPRSLTQDSAAWQTTYAYDDSTGALASVTDPLGHINRFRYTLEGQLDTLVLPGNIRETHHYDADGRMTRRIRSSLYDDSLVYDRRGKVTTARTMSDIQQMAYDGLGHLVWSFQDRIVNTPQESDSEEEYGFDALGNTTFRLRMGIAPGQVNAAGYPIRESYELGTGRHLGSHTPTNSTIGVAQQRHEKRVFNAAGDAVSDTTIAGLQLITAGSSANQNSAYFTEFVQAWWVDEKGDYHQTADTVSGPGAPDQSGRQVLSTNSSYRADGKLAIFRRDADCLYSLAAASCTGQAPAHGSQDLTETYAYDALGRRVLVRTTTPEGNYPLGTALPGTCPSDLPRCDNTTKRTVWDGDQVLYEMRYPNTQADKEAGLDSTNIAALAHRAEVDSTAQGHAYGGPNTSAWAPSGRVAYVHAGRLDQPLGLIRMDYSYDFPDPVLIVPHANWKSAYETSTFDDGYATRCKTVWMPSNEVITSGSGSSGGEGGTIGNTNPEEGPDTTQVRCIERDFPGAYMGVSRLLKRQTVYGPIAWMGSLVQDAQDASGLMYRRNRYYDPQTGKFTQEDPAGLAGG